CGAGGGCGCCCAGACGGCACGTGGGGCCTTCCTCCAGTGTCTCGCTTTCGTCGCCTGTTCTCGTACCATGGGATATACTTATTATTTCCACTGTCGCGTTCGCACCTTTATCTACATTCTGTAGTAGGGATATTGCATAGGTATTGTTAATTGTTCATTAACAGTGAAGTGAACTTACCTACGATAACTACAGTAAAAAGACGAGAGTAAGACTTCTGACTCCGTGGTGCTCTCACCTCCAACTTGTATGTCGCCTGtgtaaggataaaaagaaaagttaatgtAAAGGCAATTGCATATTTCCAAGTATGGTTAGGATGATTCTTTTTCTGATGCTAACAGACCTGGTGTTGGTCGGAGACGCAGTCCAAATAGACGACGGAGGAGATTTGCAGGACGGAGGCGGACGTGGACGCTGTTGAGGACAACTCCCCCTCCAGACCCAGCATGTTGGTCGCCTCTTCCAGAAGCTCTTGGGGCGTGGAACCTACCTCGACCTGGGCACCCTATATTAAGTATTACCAAACTCgttatttcccctttatcttagtatgaaaatataatgaaaaagtcaATCACATTCTcatacatattatgtttatagaaattatatactaCGAGAATGacattgtagttttatgtttgtTGACCTCTCGGTGCAGTGGCACGCCTTCCTTGTACCACGTGAGGACAGAGCCTGTGGGGGCGACCACCTCACACTGAAGGCGAGCGTCCTGACCACGCCGAACACCCGCCACCCGCGGCGAGCACTCGCTCGTCCACAGCACTTCGTCCCGCTCCTCCTCGCGCATCGCCTCGCTTCTCTCTGTAGGTAATTATCATGAGAGACTTTGCATGTGAACCTTGTTTGGCTTCATGGCAATAGTTACAAATGGTCTTTCATGTGGGATCCATAAGAACTACAGAACAGACATTTACATGAATAATATAACTTACTTGCTTCTGTTTTCAAAGGCGACTGGTCAAAGATGATCTAAAAGAGAAANNNNNNNNNNNNNNNNNNNNNNNNNNNNNNNNATCTGTTAACAATATTTAGGCGTTGATTTTACTTACACGCAAAAATCTCGAATGCGTCCTCGTACAAAAACTGACAACATGTAATCATGTAAATAGCGATGCAATCGTATTCTTATCCAGGTGTTGCTGAGGGGCATGATCACTGAACATACATAGTGATCAGTAAAACTGAAGGATAAGCATGCATTGTGATGCCCAAACCAACTTAACAGTGTGTTAAGGAAATCTCTTAACACACGTAATCAACAGACAATCAACATTCAAGAAATCAGTCTATCTTTAGCTGAAATCTAGTGCTTGTGTACCCAACATCACTGACACATTAAGAATTCAAactttacatattttcctttcttgataTACTTCTTTAATAGCT
This genomic interval from Penaeus monodon isolate SGIC_2016 chromosome 22, NSTDA_Pmon_1, whole genome shotgun sequence contains the following:
- the LOC119586997 gene encoding uncharacterized protein LOC119586997 (The sequence of the model RefSeq protein was modified relative to this genomic sequence to represent the inferred CDS: added 20 bases not found in genome assembly), which translates into the protein MIRVLLLAVSLMAMASRDWAARGSSLHVPFDVHLRLPKIIFDQSPLKTEAKRSEAMREEERDEVLWTSECSPRVAGVRRGQDARLQCEVVAPTGSVLTWYKEGVPLHREGAQVEVGSTPQELLEEATNMLGLEGELSSTASTSASVLQISSVVYLDCVSDQHQATYKLEVRAPRSQKSYSRLFTVVIVGDESETLEEGPTCRLGALVNALPRIYQHSPAAMGHVGDSVTLPCRSQGHNVTREWLLNNERISGDAIYQISSTGDLMVRRLSAQGRTQYTCRVTSTRFSALSDTVLTEMVTM